One genomic segment of Ipomoea triloba cultivar NCNSP0323 chromosome 9, ASM357664v1 includes these proteins:
- the LOC116029060 gene encoding protein trichome birefringence-like 34 — protein MAKAAQQLLAPSSAAVVPGSPAGSTLFWDIRCSFHSLTAVLIVGLVIGVVFLTGESQNILSSELNQENTGGISHSSTKCDLFSGKWVYDNKSYPLYKEQECTFMSDQLACQKFGRKDLDYQHWRWQPDHCDLPRFNATAVLERLRNKRLVYVGDSLNRGQWVSMVCLLDSAIPPSLKSMHNNYNSSLTIFKAREYNASIEFYWAPLLVESNSDDPTHHRLPERIVRANAIEKHGSRWTDADFLVFNTYLWWKRPGIKVLWGSFERSDDGIYKVIEMQRSYEMALKTWSDWLEIHVNRSKTQLFFMTMSPVHERAELWGKEEGENCYGETELLEEEYLQRQVNVSDTKMMETVESTIDGLKGRGLQVHLINVTQLTQYRREGHPSIYRKQWEPLTEDQIANPSSYADCIHWCLPGVSDVWNELLYAHIFNNV, from the exons ATGGCTAAAGCTGCTCAGCAGTTACTAGCTCCATCGTCGGCCGCCGTTGTTCCGGGAAGCCCTGCAGGATCGACGTTGTTTTGGGACATCAGGTGCAGCTTCCACTCCCTCACGGCCGTCCTCATCGTCGGCCTTGTCATCGGAGTCGTTTTCTTGACCGGGGAGAGCCAAAACATCTTGTCCTCCGAGTTAAACCAAGAAAATACCGGTGGTATTAGCCACTCGTCTACTAAGTGCGATTTGTTTTCAGGAAAATGGGTTTACGACAACAAGTCTTACCCTTTGTACAAGGAGCAAGAATGTACGTTCATGTCTGATCAGCTGGCTTGCCAGAAATTTGGCAGAAAAGACTTGGATTATCAGCACTGGAGGTGGCAACCCGATCATTGCGATCTCCCAAG GTTCAACGCCACAGCAGTGCTGGAGAGGCTGAGGAACAAAAGGCTTGTGTATGTTGGGGATTCACTGAATAGAGGGCAATGGGTTTCCATGGTCTGCCTTCTTGATTCTGCCATCCCACCATCTCTCAAATCCATGCACAATAACTACAATTCTTCCTTGACCATTTTCAAGGCTAGG GAATACAATGCAAGCATTGAGTTCTACTGGGCACCGTTGCTGGTGGAGTCGAATTCCGACGACCCAACGCACCACCGGCTGCCGGAGCGCATAGTGAGGGCCAACGCAATTGAGAAACACGGCAGCCGGTGGACCGACGCCGATTTTCTCGTCTTCAACACCTACCTCTGGTGGAAACGCCCCGGCATCAAAGTCTT ATGGGGCTCGTTTGAAAGGAGCGATGATGGAATCTACAAAGTCATAGAAATGCAGCGGAGCTATGAGATGGCTTTAAAGACCTGGTCTGACTGGCTGGAAATCCATGTCAATCGCTCCAAAACCCAATTATTTTTCATGACCATGTCCCCTGTCCACGAAAg GGCGGAATTGTGGGGAAAAGAAGAAGGCGAGAATTGCTACGGAGAAACGGAGCTACTGGAGGAAGAGTACTTGCAGCGCCAGGTAAACGTATCAGATACGAAGATGATGGAGACAGTGGAATCCACCATTGATGGGTTGAAAGGAAGAGGCTTACAAGTGCACCTCATCAACGTAACACAACTCACACAATATAGGAGGGAAGGCCACCCATCAATCTACAGAAAGCAATGGGAGCCTTTAACTGAGGACCAAATTGCAAACCCAAGTAGCTATGCAGATTGCATACATTGGTGCCTTCCTGGAGTTTCTGATGTTTGGAATGAGCTCCTCTATGCTCACATTTTCAACAATGTGTAA